One stretch of Nitratiruptor tergarcus DSM 16512 DNA includes these proteins:
- a CDS encoding mechanosensitive ion channel family protein, whose amino-acid sequence MLKQIFSILLLGLSLFAFDINASIEGQNDPKVFEKLLQDLNKSSPDYKLQQTLIKKIIDTLQSKPKLLQDDDFQIKSNSNFIQTYKKITDLIAQAYATKETIHNIKDQLDDIEENLKDDPNNPTLKLEKIYYQKQLQKNQNFIDTVLKSYPQWLDRLLAKIKFIDFQKTNKIKIEKTEKGIAYIEKKINKLSIEKERWQILENQDKVAYLQKLINYQNRKKEKLIDQWLTYNLNTFFYYLKKHSTKAIDIAEQIKNYITQHATNKYLSNAIETTMIYMLNKKVGDWKIKFAQIKKEIILFATTNTFLGMPLYKFAEGFGIFLLFLVFRRVFTFIVLRVVHKLAKLTTTTFDDKLLKVIEGPLKFAFIIVGLYFAFIVMDIENAIFNKTIQSLILFEIFWIFYNMVQVLDETIYKFAKRFGRELYREIGAFFIKTLKIFILAIGLVSILQVWDINVSAFLASLGLGGLAFALAAKDTAANLFGGLSILADRALKIDDWIKVGNVEGTVEDIGLRTTKVRTFEKSLVTVPNQMIANNPIENFSRRNIRRIKMRIGLVYSTTHEQMQAIVEDLRNMLKSHPGIAKNATLLVNFDEFEDSSLSIFIYCFTNTANWAKYLEIREDVNLKIMEIVSKHGSDFAFPSESLYIEKLPEKE is encoded by the coding sequence ATGCTAAAACAGATCTTTTCAATACTACTACTTGGACTTAGCCTTTTTGCCTTTGATATTAACGCTTCTATAGAAGGGCAAAACGATCCAAAAGTTTTTGAAAAACTTTTGCAAGACCTCAATAAATCATCACCAGATTACAAACTGCAGCAAACGCTCATTAAAAAGATTATTGATACGCTTCAATCTAAGCCAAAACTTTTGCAAGATGACGATTTTCAAATCAAATCAAACAGTAATTTTATTCAAACATATAAAAAAATCACAGATCTCATAGCACAAGCCTATGCAACAAAAGAGACTATCCACAATATCAAAGACCAATTAGACGATATAGAAGAGAATTTAAAAGATGATCCAAATAATCCAACACTCAAGCTCGAAAAGATCTACTACCAAAAACAGCTACAAAAAAATCAAAATTTCATTGATACAGTACTCAAATCCTATCCTCAATGGCTTGATAGGCTCCTTGCTAAAATCAAATTTATAGATTTTCAAAAAACAAACAAAATAAAAATAGAAAAAACAGAAAAAGGCATCGCATATATCGAAAAGAAAATAAATAAACTCTCCATAGAAAAAGAGCGTTGGCAGATTTTAGAAAATCAAGATAAAGTTGCATATTTGCAAAAACTCATCAACTACCAAAATAGGAAAAAAGAGAAACTTATCGATCAGTGGCTTACATACAATTTAAACACATTCTTTTACTATCTCAAAAAGCACTCAACCAAAGCAATCGACATAGCCGAACAGATAAAAAACTATATCACGCAGCATGCAACAAATAAGTATCTGAGCAATGCAATAGAGACAACAATGATCTATATGCTCAATAAAAAGGTTGGTGATTGGAAGATAAAATTTGCCCAAATTAAAAAAGAGATCATACTTTTTGCTACTACAAACACATTTTTAGGTATGCCTCTATATAAGTTTGCTGAGGGATTTGGAATATTCTTGCTTTTTTTAGTTTTTCGTAGAGTTTTTACCTTTATTGTACTGAGAGTCGTTCATAAATTGGCAAAACTTACTACTACAACATTTGATGATAAGCTTCTTAAAGTCATAGAAGGGCCACTTAAATTTGCGTTTATTATTGTAGGGCTCTATTTTGCTTTTATTGTAATGGATATTGAAAATGCAATTTTTAATAAAACAATACAATCTTTAATACTTTTTGAGATTTTTTGGATCTTTTACAATATGGTACAAGTTTTAGATGAGACAATTTATAAATTTGCTAAGCGATTTGGAAGAGAGCTTTACCGTGAGATTGGTGCTTTTTTCATAAAAACATTGAAGATTTTTATCCTTGCTATTGGGCTTGTTTCCATTTTACAAGTTTGGGACATCAATGTAAGCGCCTTTTTAGCTTCCCTTGGACTTGGTGGTTTAGCTTTTGCACTCGCAGCAAAAGATACAGCAGCCAATCTTTTTGGAGGGCTTAGTATCTTAGCCGATCGTGCACTTAAAATCGATGATTGGATCAAAGTGGGCAATGTAGAAGGAACAGTGGAAGATATAGGTCTGCGCACCACAAAGGTAAGAACCTTTGAAAAATCGCTTGTGACTGTTCCAAATCAGATGATTGCGAACAATCCTATAGAAAATTTTTCCAGGCGTAATATCAGACGTATCAAGATGCGCATAGGTCTAGTCTACTCCACAACACATGAGCAGATGCAAGCGATTGTTGAAGATTTGAGAAATATGCTAAAATCCCATCCTGGAATTGCAAAAAACGCAACCCTTTTGGTCAATTTTGATGAGTTTGAAGATAGTAGTCTAAGCATCTTTATCTACTGCTTTACCAATACCGCCAATTGGGCTAAATATTTAGAAATCAGAGAAGATGTCAATCTAAAAATTATGGAAATTGTCAGCAAACATGGAAGCGACTTTGCATTTCCAAGTGAATCACTTTATATAGAAAAATTACCGGAAAAAGAATGA
- a CDS encoding DUF190 domain-containing protein has product MKRYLGNRKKLKIYIDNDDRSNGKPLWQAILHQAKEYGVAGATVYKAAAGMGAHSEIHTFNVWSMSQKLPLIIEMIDSEAKIRGFLNSIDSMLTEALVTLEDIEVLLYKHPKFEQ; this is encoded by the coding sequence ATGAAACGCTACTTAGGAAACAGAAAAAAACTCAAAATCTATATAGACAATGACGATAGAAGCAATGGTAAACCTCTATGGCAGGCAATTTTACATCAAGCAAAAGAGTATGGTGTCGCTGGTGCTACTGTCTACAAAGCAGCAGCAGGAATGGGAGCCCACAGTGAAATACATACTTTCAATGTTTGGAGTATGAGTCAAAAGCTTCCGCTTATTATTGAGATGATTGATAGCGAGGCTAAGATACGAGGATTTTTGAATAGCATCGATTCAATGCTCACTGAAGCACTAGTGACTCTTGAAGATATAGAAGTGCTCCTCTACAAACATCCAAAGTTTGAGCAATGA
- a CDS encoding DUF3108 domain-containing protein produces MRFFLLFLCIVSVYAKTVDAEYKVTFGLFGTVGKAYAHFESNATNYAISIKAKAAGIAKVFANNRVEEYGSQGTVTKEGILKPKIFYRLKQTSKRRDFKKYIFDYEKKTITLLTDKEKYGVFHTRNKEILSYFTKNDVLTLYYNLHFYLRPNQNLYRFQAVGGSEQDGKIDVKILQGKERAKIQKLLKVDGLYLAVKLYQKIFASKEGQLYVVLGKDNIAKRGLLKDVIFFGDVKGILVKKEVRE; encoded by the coding sequence ATGCGTTTTTTTCTCCTCTTTCTTTGCATTGTATCAGTTTATGCAAAAACAGTTGATGCTGAGTATAAAGTTACATTTGGACTTTTTGGAACAGTTGGAAAAGCGTATGCCCATTTTGAGAGTAATGCTACCAATTATGCAATTTCTATCAAAGCAAAAGCAGCAGGAATTGCAAAAGTCTTTGCAAATAATAGGGTTGAGGAGTATGGGAGCCAAGGAACTGTCACCAAAGAGGGTATTTTAAAACCAAAAATTTTTTATCGACTTAAGCAAACTTCCAAAAGAAGAGATTTTAAAAAGTATATATTTGATTATGAAAAGAAAACAATAACACTTTTGACAGATAAAGAAAAGTATGGAGTATTTCATACACGCAACAAAGAGATTTTGTCCTATTTTACCAAGAATGATGTTTTAACACTCTATTACAATCTTCATTTCTATCTACGCCCTAATCAAAACCTATATAGGTTTCAAGCTGTAGGAGGATCTGAGCAAGATGGCAAGATTGATGTGAAAATTTTGCAAGGAAAAGAGAGGGCTAAAATCCAAAAACTTCTAAAAGTTGATGGACTCTATCTTGCGGTGAAACTCTATCAAAAGATCTTTGCTAGCAAAGAGGGGCAACTGTATGTGGTATTGGGCAAAGATAATATCGCAAAAAGAGGACTTTTAAAAGATGTGATCTTTTTTGGGGATGTGAAAGGGATTTTGGTAAAAAAGGAGGTGCGTGAGTAG
- the crcB gene encoding fluoride efflux transporter CrcB, with the protein MNFSTVLAVGIGGFFGAISRYLIATYVQKLSGLFFPVGTLTVNVLGSFIIGFLYLYFEQTINPLYKAMLVTGFLGALTTFSTFSLETLLLFQEGLYLKGLLNIILNVTLTISSTFAAIILFKKIYGGL; encoded by the coding sequence ATGAACTTTAGTACTGTTTTGGCGGTAGGTATCGGGGGATTTTTTGGAGCAATCAGCCGCTACCTCATTGCAACCTATGTACAAAAACTAAGTGGCCTCTTTTTTCCCGTAGGCACGCTTACAGTCAATGTACTTGGAAGTTTTATCATAGGTTTTTTGTATCTCTATTTCGAGCAGACTATCAATCCTTTATACAAAGCTATGCTTGTGACCGGTTTTTTGGGAGCACTTACTACATTTTCTACATTTAGCCTGGAAACTCTTCTGCTTTTTCAAGAGGGGTTATATTTAAAAGGGCTTTTAAATATCATCCTCAATGTCACGCTCACAATCTCTTCAACATTTGCTGCTATAATACTTTTCAAAAAAATTTATGGAGGTTTGTGA
- a CDS encoding DMT family transporter, translating to MSRIDKGVLYMLFASLLFAGMGVFAKLLSQNLPSLEVVFFRNVFGVFLVGASLVHKPMRHEGGRPWLLFFRGFIGFLALLMFFYDIAHIPLGEAMTYSKTSPIWTAIFAYLFLHEVLNNRQWMAIIIGFLGIVLITDPFNTPFDKYDLLGILSGMGAALAYTSVRELKRYYDTRAIVLSFMGVGTVGPVILMLAAPYIQSKELDFLFASFVMPQGILWIEIVSMGLLATLAQIYMTKAYGVTKAGIVGAVSYSNIAFSILFGILFLDDPLPETIKILGIIFIVISGIMVARK from the coding sequence GTGAGTAGGATTGATAAGGGTGTTTTGTATATGCTTTTTGCTTCACTCCTCTTTGCTGGTATGGGTGTGTTTGCCAAGCTTTTAAGTCAAAATCTACCAAGTTTAGAAGTGGTCTTTTTTAGAAATGTTTTTGGAGTTTTTTTAGTTGGTGCATCTTTAGTGCACAAACCTATGAGACATGAGGGAGGAAGGCCATGGCTTCTCTTCTTTCGTGGATTTATCGGTTTTTTAGCTCTTTTAATGTTTTTTTACGATATTGCCCATATCCCTTTAGGGGAGGCTATGACCTATTCAAAAACCTCACCTATTTGGACAGCAATTTTTGCATATCTCTTTTTACATGAGGTTCTCAATAACCGGCAATGGATGGCTATTATTATAGGATTTTTAGGAATTGTTCTCATAACCGATCCTTTCAATACCCCATTTGATAAGTATGATCTTTTGGGCATATTAAGTGGTATGGGAGCAGCACTTGCTTATACCAGTGTTCGAGAGCTCAAGCGTTATTATGATACGAGGGCTATCGTGCTCTCATTTATGGGAGTAGGCACTGTTGGACCGGTTATTTTGATGCTTGCAGCTCCATATATACAAAGTAAGGAGCTTGATTTTTTGTTTGCTTCATTTGTTATGCCACAAGGGATACTTTGGATTGAGATTGTTTCTATGGGACTTTTGGCAACTTTGGCTCAGATCTATATGACAAAAGCGTATGGAGTAACAAAGGCTGGAATTGTAGGAGCGGTGAGTTATTCTAATATTGCGTTTTCAATTCTTTTTGGCATTCTTTTTTTAGACGATCCATTGCCAGAGACTATTAAGATTTTGGGTATAATCTTTATTGTCATAAGTGGAATAATGGTAGCAAGGAAATAG
- the serS gene encoding serine--tRNA ligase — translation MIDLKALEKDFDTIAQRLQTKGVEEKLLAELKELFEEYKREKTALQELQAKQNSLSKMFGVYKREGKDINELKNELEINKGKIAAHQEVVRDLEEKLSSLALTIPNPPDPDVPVGENEEDNVVIKAILEPKEFDFTPKEHWELGESLGWIDFERGVKLAKSRFSVLKKEAARLERALVNFMLDHNKEYGFEEVCVPFMANSTTLLGTGQLPKFEEDLFKVCDEDLYLIPTAEVPLTNLYRDEIIKDLESPIKLTAYTPCFRKEAGSGGRDVRGMIRQHQFDKVELVAITKPEESDNVFEEMVECASSLLTKLGLPHRHVMLCTGDLGFSAAKTIDLEVWLPGQGKYREISSISNTRDFQARRAQIRYKDGKKNLLVHTLNGSSLAVGRTLIAIMENYQTKEGTIEIPEVLHPYI, via the coding sequence TTGATCGATCTCAAAGCACTAGAAAAAGATTTTGACACAATTGCACAAAGACTGCAAACAAAAGGAGTTGAAGAGAAACTCTTAGCTGAACTCAAAGAACTATTTGAAGAGTACAAAAGAGAAAAAACAGCTCTGCAAGAACTTCAGGCAAAACAGAACAGCTTATCTAAGATGTTTGGAGTCTACAAAAGAGAAGGCAAAGATATCAATGAGCTGAAAAATGAGCTTGAAATCAATAAAGGAAAAATTGCAGCACACCAAGAAGTGGTACGAGATTTAGAAGAGAAACTCTCTTCACTTGCTCTAACAATCCCAAATCCCCCAGATCCAGATGTACCAGTTGGTGAAAATGAAGAGGATAACGTTGTTATAAAAGCTATTTTAGAGCCCAAAGAGTTTGATTTTACGCCAAAAGAGCATTGGGAACTAGGAGAAAGCCTTGGCTGGATCGATTTTGAAAGAGGTGTAAAGCTAGCCAAAAGCCGCTTTAGTGTGCTTAAAAAGGAAGCAGCAAGACTAGAGAGAGCCCTTGTTAACTTTATGCTCGATCATAATAAAGAGTATGGCTTTGAAGAGGTTTGCGTGCCTTTTATGGCGAACAGCACAACTCTACTTGGAACAGGACAATTACCAAAATTTGAAGAGGATCTTTTCAAAGTCTGTGATGAAGATCTCTATCTTATACCAACTGCAGAAGTGCCTCTTACAAACCTCTACAGAGATGAGATTATAAAAGATCTTGAAAGTCCTATAAAACTCACAGCTTACACGCCATGTTTTCGTAAAGAGGCAGGAAGCGGTGGTCGAGACGTGCGAGGAATGATACGCCAACACCAGTTTGACAAAGTAGAGCTCGTTGCAATCACGAAGCCAGAAGAGAGCGACAATGTCTTTGAAGAGATGGTAGAGTGTGCAAGTAGTCTGCTTACAAAACTGGGACTTCCCCACCGTCATGTGATGCTTTGTACAGGTGATCTTGGTTTTAGCGCAGCAAAAACAATTGACCTTGAAGTGTGGCTTCCAGGGCAGGGAAAATATAGAGAGATTAGCTCTATATCCAATACAAGAGATTTTCAAGCCCGCCGTGCACAAATTCGCTACAAAGATGGCAAGAAAAATCTCCTTGTCCACACGCTCAACGGATCTAGCCTAGCAGTTGGAAGGACACT
- a CDS encoding amidoligase family protein, with the protein MFKLPPLIKNANGQTRKAGFEIEYAGLKPLQCAHIVQSLFGGQVEVVDEYETIIKQTEFGDFSIYLDSVYLRKTSEHYLFKDFDLFKELIYSLSELVIPYEIVTPPIPFNKLQSIEQLKENLRKNGALGTGASTLYAFGMHINIEAPSFEAEILLNILRSFVLLQDYISEKIDVDLTRKLTWFIEPFEQEYIDLILDFSYTPDFEHFANDYIFYNPTRNRALDLLPLLIFIEPSLKEKLPEQKLNPRPAFHYRLPNSKIDDPTWSIAFEFNQWSLVEKVAFDKQKLYDLMHEYQEFQHTPLWFIKDLWIDKVYKWLEKNGLL; encoded by the coding sequence ATGTTCAAGCTGCCTCCCCTTATAAAAAATGCGAATGGCCAAACTAGAAAAGCGGGCTTTGAGATAGAGTATGCTGGACTTAAACCTCTCCAGTGTGCTCATATTGTTCAAAGCCTCTTTGGCGGCCAGGTAGAAGTAGTCGATGAGTATGAAACCATCATCAAACAGACAGAGTTTGGAGATTTTTCAATTTATCTTGATTCAGTATATTTGCGTAAAACAAGTGAGCACTATCTCTTTAAAGATTTTGATCTTTTCAAAGAACTTATCTACTCTCTGTCCGAGCTTGTTATTCCTTATGAGATCGTCACTCCACCAATTCCTTTTAATAAACTCCAAAGCATAGAGCAACTCAAAGAAAATCTTCGCAAAAATGGAGCCCTTGGTACAGGTGCATCAACTCTATACGCTTTTGGAATGCATATCAATATTGAGGCGCCTTCATTTGAAGCAGAAATTCTTTTAAATATTTTACGCAGTTTTGTACTACTACAAGATTATATTTCCGAAAAAATCGATGTGGACCTCACAAGAAAACTCACATGGTTTATTGAACCATTTGAGCAGGAGTATATTGATCTCATTTTAGATTTTTCATACACTCCAGATTTTGAGCATTTTGCCAATGATTATATCTTCTACAATCCGACAAGAAACAGAGCTTTGGATCTTTTACCACTGCTCATTTTTATAGAGCCTTCACTAAAAGAAAAATTACCGGAACAAAAATTAAATCCAAGACCGGCTTTTCACTACCGCCTTCCAAACTCAAAAATAGATGATCCTACCTGGAGCATCGCATTTGAGTTCAATCAATGGAGCCTTGTAGAAAAAGTGGCATTTGATAAGCAAAAGCTATATGATCTCATGCATGAATACCAGGAATTTCAACATACACCTCTATGGTTTATCAAAGATCTTTGGATAGATAAAGTTTACAAGTGGCTCGAGAAAAACGGATTGTTGTAA
- the trpS gene encoding tryptophan--tRNA ligase translates to MRIVSGMRPTGKLHLGHYLGVLKNWVELQKENECFFFVADWHALSTSYEDKLNLKNLSIELVRDWIAAGIDPQKSTIFIQSAIKEHAELYVLLNMITPLGWLERNPTYKDQLAQIKNKDIHTAGFLTYPVLQTADIVLYDAQAVPIGEDQKPHLEIAREIVRRFHHLFECEIFTEPKELLSPTPRLLGLDGRKMSKSYNNAIFLSDTPEEVWSKLRVAKTDPQRVKRTDPGNPEVCLIYDYHKAFSDEETIQKVEEGCRSAGIGCVECKKWCAASIEKVLEPMRERRESVSNEDIAIILQKGEQKAKQEAAKKMQAVNKAIFEVSCQTQ, encoded by the coding sequence TTGCGTATTGTTAGTGGAATGAGACCTACTGGGAAATTGCATCTTGGACACTATCTTGGAGTTTTGAAAAACTGGGTAGAGTTGCAAAAGGAAAATGAGTGTTTTTTCTTTGTTGCTGATTGGCACGCATTGTCAACCAGTTATGAAGACAAACTCAATCTCAAAAATCTTAGCATCGAGTTAGTAAGAGACTGGATAGCTGCTGGAATCGATCCGCAAAAAAGTACTATCTTTATCCAAAGTGCTATCAAAGAGCACGCGGAGCTCTATGTGCTTCTTAATATGATTACCCCTCTTGGATGGCTTGAGAGAAATCCTACCTACAAAGACCAACTTGCACAAATCAAAAATAAAGATATCCACACAGCTGGATTTTTGACCTATCCTGTTTTGCAAACTGCAGATATTGTGCTCTATGATGCCCAGGCTGTGCCAATCGGCGAGGATCAAAAGCCCCACTTAGAGATCGCAAGAGAGATTGTCAGACGTTTTCATCATCTTTTTGAATGTGAAATATTTACCGAGCCAAAAGAGCTTTTAAGCCCAACACCTAGACTTCTTGGACTTGATGGTAGAAAAATGAGCAAAAGTTACAATAATGCCATCTTCTTAAGTGATACCCCTGAAGAGGTATGGAGTAAATTACGAGTAGCCAAAACAGATCCACAACGAGTCAAAAGAACCGATCCTGGAAACCCAGAAGTATGCCTCATATACGATTATCATAAAGCTTTCAGTGATGAAGAGACTATTCAAAAAGTTGAAGAGGGCTGTCGTAGCGCAGGTATTGGATGTGTAGAGTGTAAAAAGTGGTGCGCTGCATCGATCGAAAAAGTGCTTGAGCCTATGCGGGAGCGAAGAGAGAGTGTTAGTAATGAAGATATCGCTATAATACTTCAAAAAGGGGAGCAAAAAGCAAAACAAGAGGCTGCAAAAAAAATGCAAGCTGTTAACAAAGCGATTTTCGAGGTAAGCTGCCAAACACAATAA
- a CDS encoding Uma2 family endonuclease, translated as MAALELLDRYTYEDYKKWEGRWELIDGIPYAISPAPYPKHQRLLLRTAKELIDTLECKECEVFISPIDWKVKEDTIVQPDVAIFCEDTEEQYFTKTPPVVVEVLSEATAYKDLTTKFELYEKAGVHYYVVINPKRKVAEVFYNKGKKFELLGYFEKDGKVDMQWDGCKASIDFTKVFA; from the coding sequence ATGGCTGCACTGGAACTTTTGGATAGATATACGTATGAAGATTATAAAAAATGGGAAGGGCGTTGGGAACTTATCGATGGTATTCCTTATGCTATAAGCCCAGCACCATATCCGAAACATCAACGGTTACTTCTTAGAACAGCAAAAGAGTTGATAGATACGTTGGAGTGTAAGGAATGTGAAGTATTTATTTCACCTATTGATTGGAAAGTAAAAGAGGATACTATTGTGCAGCCAGATGTTGCTATATTTTGCGAAGATACAGAAGAGCAATATTTTACAAAAACGCCTCCTGTAGTAGTGGAGGTGCTCAGTGAAGCAACAGCATATAAAGATTTGACGACCAAATTTGAACTTTATGAAAAAGCTGGTGTGCACTATTATGTGGTGATCAATCCAAAACGAAAAGTTGCAGAAGTGTTTTACAATAAAGGCAAAAAGTTTGAACTTTTAGGATATTTTGAAAAGGATGGAAAAGTAGATATGCAGTGGGATGGGTGCAAAGCTTCAATCGATTTTACAAAGGTGTTTGCATGA
- a CDS encoding gamma-glutamyl-gamma-aminobutyrate hydrolase family protein: MAREKRIVVTGSKYKSLRSWFFIRFLLRLSRAKPLFVHPDATPPKDFDALLISGGIDICPSAYGMNLEHACDKKRDALEFALFEKALQKALPVFGICRGMQLINVALGGDLHPHIENLDLTFHHPYTPLPLQTIEILPHTKLHKVLQASTIKANALHHQAVNRLGKGLRVAAKDKNSIIQAIEHIELPIFGVQWHPEYLPYIQPHRKLFAYFAKDSNL, encoded by the coding sequence GTGGCTCGAGAAAAACGGATTGTTGTAACTGGCTCAAAATATAAGAGTCTTAGAAGTTGGTTTTTTATACGTTTTCTACTCAGACTCTCTCGTGCTAAACCTCTCTTTGTCCATCCAGACGCAACACCCCCAAAAGATTTTGATGCACTGCTTATAAGTGGCGGCATAGATATCTGCCCCAGTGCCTATGGCATGAATCTAGAGCATGCTTGTGATAAAAAAAGAGATGCTTTAGAGTTTGCTCTTTTTGAAAAAGCCCTCCAAAAAGCACTTCCTGTTTTTGGAATATGCAGAGGTATGCAGCTTATCAATGTAGCACTAGGAGGCGATCTCCATCCTCACATAGAAAATTTAGATCTCACCTTTCATCACCCCTACACTCCTCTACCCCTCCAAACTATAGAAATTCTCCCACATACAAAACTTCATAAAGTTCTCCAAGCCTCCACCATCAAAGCAAATGCCTTGCATCACCAAGCTGTTAATAGACTTGGGAAAGGTCTAAGAGTAGCAGCAAAAGATAAAAATAGCATCATCCAAGCAATAGAACACATAGAACTACCAATATTTGGCGTGCAGTGGCATCCTGAGTATCTCCCCTACATACAGCCACACAGAAAACTCTTTGCCTATTTTGCTAAAGATTCAAACCTTTAA
- the der gene encoding ribosome biogenesis GTPase Der, which translates to MKKIAIIGKPNVGKSSLFNRILKQRDAIVSETEGTTRDVKRRIAQIGQKEAEILDTGGIEERDELFEKVKQKSLEAAKDADIILYMVDGKKLPDEEDKQIFRSLQKLGKKIALVVNKIDNDKEEENVWNFYEFGTQDIFPISVSHNRKVKRLLDWVESQLPKKETIELQIDEEPDFDELLAINEGEKKQEESNEINVAILGRVNVGKSSLLNALLKEERSIVSDVAGTTIDTIDESTLYNDKVITFIDTAGIRRRGKIVGIEKYALNRTQKMLERADVALLVLDASKGITEQDERIAGYIDKYKLACIIVLNKWDIAQKSYEESIKEVRDRFKFLSYAPIITLSAKTRKRVDRLFELILKVYKNYSTWIPTGQLNRVIKEAQIRHQIPSYKGKPVKILYATQYDTKPPKIALIMNRPEGLHFSYKRYLANVLRENFDLEGTPIILRPRKRGERDEHIEEESY; encoded by the coding sequence ATGAAAAAGATAGCAATTATAGGAAAACCAAACGTTGGCAAAAGCAGTCTGTTCAATAGAATCTTAAAACAGCGGGATGCAATTGTGAGTGAAACAGAGGGTACAACAAGAGATGTAAAGCGGCGTATTGCGCAGATTGGCCAAAAAGAGGCTGAAATTTTAGATACCGGAGGCATTGAAGAGAGAGATGAGCTTTTTGAAAAAGTAAAACAAAAAAGCCTCGAAGCTGCCAAAGATGCCGATATCATCCTATACATGGTAGATGGCAAAAAACTTCCTGATGAAGAGGATAAACAGATCTTTCGATCACTGCAAAAACTTGGCAAAAAAATTGCTCTTGTTGTCAACAAAATCGATAACGACAAAGAAGAAGAGAATGTCTGGAACTTCTATGAGTTTGGCACACAAGATATCTTTCCCATCTCAGTCAGTCACAATCGAAAAGTAAAAAGGCTGCTCGATTGGGTAGAGAGCCAGCTTCCAAAAAAAGAGACCATAGAGTTACAAATTGACGAAGAGCCAGATTTTGATGAGCTGTTAGCTATCAATGAGGGAGAGAAAAAGCAAGAAGAATCGAATGAAATCAATGTAGCGATTCTTGGACGCGTCAACGTTGGAAAAAGCTCTTTGTTAAATGCCCTCCTCAAAGAGGAGCGCTCCATTGTGAGTGACGTTGCAGGAACAACTATAGATACGATTGATGAGAGTACTCTTTATAATGATAAAGTTATAACCTTTATCGACACAGCAGGAATAAGAAGAAGAGGAAAGATTGTAGGGATTGAGAAGTATGCCCTCAATCGCACCCAAAAGATGCTTGAGCGTGCTGATGTGGCGCTTTTGGTTTTGGATGCAAGCAAAGGAATCACTGAGCAGGATGAGAGGATCGCCGGCTATATCGATAAATACAAGCTAGCATGTATAATCGTGCTTAATAAATGGGATATTGCCCAAAAAAGTTATGAAGAGTCTATCAAAGAGGTGCGAGATAGGTTTAAATTTTTAAGCTATGCACCTATTATTACACTCAGTGCAAAAACAAGAAAACGTGTAGATAGACTTTTTGAGCTGATTTTAAAAGTCTATAAAAACTACTCTACCTGGATTCCAACAGGACAACTCAACCGTGTTATAAAAGAGGCACAAATTCGCCATCAAATCCCTTCATACAAAGGAAAACCGGTTAAAATACTGTATGCAACACAGTATGATACAAAACCACCAAAAATTGCCCTTATTATGAATAGACCTGAAGGCTTGCACTTTAGTTACAAACGCTATCTTGCAAACGTCTTGAGAGAAAATTTTGATTTGGAGGGCACTCCTATTATTCTTCGTCCAAGAAAACGGGGTGAGAGAGATGAACATATTGAAGAAGAAAGCTATTAA